In Pseudomonas deceptionensis, a single window of DNA contains:
- a CDS encoding HU family DNA-binding protein codes for MRKPDLANAIAEKADLTKEQANRVLNAVLEEITNALHRKDSVTLVGFGTFIQRHRGARTGQNPQTGQPVTIKASNTVAFKPGKFLKDSVNP; via the coding sequence ATGCGTAAACCAGATCTCGCCAACGCTATCGCTGAAAAGGCTGACCTAACCAAAGAACAAGCCAACCGCGTACTCAATGCAGTGCTTGAAGAAATCACCAATGCACTGCACCGCAAAGACAGCGTCACGCTGGTCGGCTTCGGCACCTTCATTCAGCGCCATCGCGGTGCCCGTACCGGACAAAACCCGCAAACCGGTCAGCCGGTCACCATCAAGGCCAGCAACACCGTAGCGTTCAAGCCAGGCAAGTTCCTCAAGGACAGCGTTAATCCTTAA
- a CDS encoding rubredoxin has translation MKKWQCIVCGLIYNEADGWPDDGIAPGTLWQDVPEDWLCPDCGVGKMDFEMIEIN, from the coding sequence ATGAAAAAGTGGCAATGCATTGTATGTGGTCTTATTTATAACGAAGCCGACGGCTGGCCGGATGATGGCATCGCCCCCGGTACACTGTGGCAGGACGTCCCTGAAGACTGGCTGTGCCCAGACTGTGGTGTCGGAAAAATGGATTTCGAGATGATTGAAATCAACTGA
- the ubiA gene encoding 4-hydroxybenzoate octaprenyltransferase, translated as MYVRLLKSLNRLNPRAWDFIQLTRMDKPIGIYLLLWPTLWALWVAAKGVPSLSNLLIFVFGVILTRAGGCVINDFADRKVDGHVKRTEQRPLVSGKISSKEALVFFALLMGVSFLLVLCTNAPTIWLSFGGLALAASYPFMKRYTYYPQVVLGAAFSWGMPMAFTAETGSLPAAAWLLYIANLLWTVGYDTYYAMTDREDDLKIGVKSTAILFGDADRVIILTLQGLALGCLLLAGSHFELGGWFHLGLLAAAACFVWEFWYTRNRDPQRCFKAFLHNHWAGLAIFVGIVLDYALR; from the coding sequence ATGTATGTGCGCCTGCTCAAATCGCTCAATCGCCTGAACCCTCGCGCGTGGGACTTTATCCAGCTGACCCGCATGGACAAACCCATCGGCATCTACCTGCTGCTGTGGCCGACCCTGTGGGCGTTGTGGGTCGCCGCCAAGGGCGTACCGTCGTTGAGCAATCTGCTGATCTTTGTGTTCGGCGTGATCCTGACTCGAGCCGGTGGCTGCGTGATCAACGACTTTGCCGACCGCAAGGTGGATGGCCACGTCAAACGCACGGAACAGCGGCCCTTGGTCAGCGGAAAAATCAGCAGCAAAGAAGCACTCGTGTTTTTTGCGTTGCTGATGGGGGTCAGTTTCTTGCTGGTGCTGTGCACGAATGCCCCGACCATCTGGCTGTCATTCGGCGGTCTGGCCCTGGCCGCCAGCTACCCGTTCATGAAGCGCTATACCTACTACCCGCAAGTGGTGCTGGGCGCGGCGTTCTCGTGGGGGATGCCCATGGCCTTCACCGCTGAAACCGGCAGCCTGCCTGCTGCAGCCTGGTTGCTGTACATCGCCAACCTGCTGTGGACTGTGGGCTACGACACCTATTACGCCATGACCGACCGTGAGGACGACCTCAAAATCGGGGTCAAATCCACTGCCATCCTGTTTGGCGATGCCGACCGCGTGATCATCCTTACTTTGCAAGGCCTGGCCTTGGGCTGCCTGCTGCTGGCGGGCTCGCACTTTGAGCTCGGGGGCTGGTTCCACCTTGGCCTGCTGGCGGCAGCGGCATGCTTTGTGTGGGAGTTCTGGTACACCCGCAACCGTGACCCGCAGCGCTGCTTTAAAGCCTTTCTGCATAACCACTGGGCAGGATTGGCGATCTTTGTGGGGATTGTTCTGGATTATGCGCTGCGTTAG
- a CDS encoding NAD(P)/FAD-dependent oxidoreductase has product MSAPVVIVGTGLAGYNLAREFRKLDSETPLLLITADDGRSYSKPMLSTGFGKNKEADGLSMAAPEAMAGQLKAQVRTHTRISGIDPGHKQLWIGEEAVPYRDLILAWGAQTVQVPVEGDAQDAIFPINDLEDYARFRAAAAGKRRVLILGAGLIGCEFANDLIAGGYEVDLVAPCEQVMPTLLHPAAAAAVQTGLESLGARMHLGPVMTRLQRTQAGLEAHLSDGSVIPCDVVVSAIGLRPRIDMAAAAGIQVNRGIEVNRQLKTSHDNIYALGDCAEVEGLSLLYVMPLMSCARALAQTLAGNPTTVSYGPMPITVKTPVCPLVVSPVPRGYEGVWTVEGQGGDIKALCRDADGKLLGYALTGEAVRDKLALNKELPALLA; this is encoded by the coding sequence ATGAGCGCACCTGTCGTGATCGTTGGCACCGGGCTGGCTGGCTATAACCTGGCCCGGGAGTTTCGCAAGCTGGACAGCGAGACACCGCTGCTGCTGATCACCGCCGATGACGGGCGTTCCTACTCCAAGCCAATGCTGTCCACCGGTTTTGGCAAGAACAAAGAGGCCGATGGTCTGAGCATGGCTGCACCCGAAGCCATGGCCGGGCAACTCAAGGCCCAGGTGCGCACCCACACACGTATCAGCGGGATCGACCCCGGCCACAAGCAGTTGTGGATTGGTGAAGAAGCGGTGCCGTATCGCGACCTGATCCTGGCGTGGGGCGCCCAGACCGTGCAGGTGCCGGTAGAGGGCGATGCCCAGGACGCCATCTTCCCGATCAATGATCTTGAAGATTACGCACGCTTTCGTGCCGCCGCGGCAGGCAAGCGCCGTGTGCTGATCCTGGGTGCCGGGCTGATCGGCTGCGAATTTGCCAATGACCTGATCGCTGGCGGCTATGAAGTTGATCTGGTTGCACCTTGCGAGCAAGTAATGCCAACCCTGTTGCACCCGGCGGCGGCAGCGGCGGTTCAGACCGGGCTTGAAAGCCTGGGCGCCCGCATGCACCTGGGCCCGGTCATGACGCGCCTGCAGCGCACTCAGGCCGGGCTGGAGGCCCATCTGTCAGATGGCAGCGTGATCCCGTGCGATGTGGTGGTGTCCGCCATCGGCTTGCGCCCGCGCATTGATATGGCCGCCGCTGCCGGCATTCAGGTCAACCGCGGGATCGAAGTCAATCGCCAGCTTAAAACCTCCCACGACAACATCTACGCGCTGGGCGACTGTGCCGAGGTTGAGGGTTTGAGCCTGCTGTACGTGATGCCGCTGATGAGCTGCGCCCGCGCACTGGCGCAAACCCTGGCCGGCAACCCGACGACGGTCAGCTACGGGCCCATGCCCATTACGGTCAAGACCCCGGTTTGCCCGCTGGTGGTTTCACCCGTGCCACGTGGCTACGAAGGCGTGTGGACTGTGGAAGGGCAAGGCGGCGATATCAAGGCACTGTGCCGCGACGCTGATGGCAAATTGCTCGGCTATGCCCTGACCGGTGAAGCGGTTCGCGACAAACTGGCGCTGAACAAAGAGTTGCCTGCACTTTTGGCGTAA
- a CDS encoding aminoacyl-tRNA deacylase and HDOD domain-containing protein — protein MTEVASAPVVLRTPSVIGQLLGDLAITYREVPDHPGLDPARKVQAVLLDDTVGVLMVLFTQNHLLDLNRLADLIGRRMTAVSAERLERMLDKHGLTQLPGLPALINSPCLYEEQLLLQPALLISAGKPGLLLEVTQKDFKRLLNNASAGRFGEPLSEIKLDHTGDDGEAITRAVQAFTARRIQQRLEATIELPPLAESVRKIMRLRSDPDVTIDEITSVVETDPALAAQVMSWASSSYYASQSKIRSVEDAIVRVLGVDLVINLALSLSLGKSLGLPKDNPQSSTPYWQQSIYTAAVIEGLTRAMPREKRPEVGLTYLAGLLHNFGYLLLAHVFPPHFSLICRHLEVNPHVSHSLIEQHLLGISREQMGAWLMGFWGMPGELTVAVRFQHDPAYIGTDSDYPNLVCVALGLLRSRGIGHGDCAPLPDALFERLGVPRDKAEAVVGKVLEAEVMLREMVAQFGQP, from the coding sequence ATGACTGAAGTTGCCAGTGCCCCTGTCGTTTTGCGCACGCCGTCGGTAATTGGGCAACTGCTCGGTGACCTGGCCATCACCTATCGCGAAGTGCCCGATCACCCGGGGCTCGATCCTGCCAGAAAGGTACAGGCCGTACTGCTCGATGACACGGTCGGCGTCCTGATGGTGTTGTTCACGCAAAATCATTTGCTGGATCTCAACCGCCTGGCCGATTTGATCGGGCGGCGCATGACAGCGGTCTCGGCAGAGCGTCTGGAACGCATGCTCGACAAGCACGGCCTGACCCAGCTGCCCGGCTTGCCAGCGCTGATCAACTCGCCCTGCCTGTACGAAGAGCAGCTGTTGCTGCAACCCGCGCTGTTGATCAGCGCCGGCAAGCCGGGTTTGTTGCTGGAAGTGACTCAAAAGGACTTCAAGCGCCTGCTCAACAATGCCAGTGCTGGCCGTTTTGGCGAGCCCTTGAGTGAAATCAAGCTGGATCATACCGGTGATGACGGTGAAGCCATTACCCGGGCGGTCCAGGCGTTCACGGCGCGGCGCATCCAGCAACGGCTCGAAGCCACCATCGAATTGCCGCCGCTGGCCGAGAGTGTGCGCAAGATCATGCGGCTGCGGTCCGACCCCGACGTCACCATCGACGAAATTACCAGTGTTGTCGAAACCGACCCGGCCCTGGCGGCACAAGTCATGAGCTGGGCGTCATCGTCGTACTACGCGTCGCAAAGCAAGATTCGCTCGGTCGAAGACGCCATCGTGCGCGTGCTGGGGGTCGATCTGGTGATCAACCTGGCGCTGAGCCTGTCGCTGGGCAAGAGCCTGGGCCTGCCCAAGGACAACCCGCAATCAAGCACGCCCTACTGGCAGCAATCGATCTACACCGCAGCGGTTATTGAGGGGTTGACCCGTGCCATGCCTCGGGAAAAACGCCCGGAAGTCGGCCTGACTTATCTGGCGGGGCTGTTGCACAACTTCGGCTATTTACTGCTGGCCCACGTATTTCCGCCGCATTTTTCGCTGATCTGCCGTCATCTTGAGGTTAACCCGCACGTCAGCCACAGCCTGATTGAACAGCATTTGCTGGGCATCAGTCGTGAGCAGATGGGGGCTTGGTTGATGGGGTTTTGGGGCATGCCGGGCGAGTTGACGGTCGCCGTGCGCTTTCAACATGATCCGGCCTACATCGGCACTGATAGCGACTATCCGAATCTGGTGTGCGTTGCGCTGGGGTTGCTGCGCAGCCGAGGCATTGGGCACGGGGATTGTGCGCCGTTGCCGGACGCGTTGTTCGAGCGTTTGGGCGTGCCCCGTGACAAGGCAGAAGCGGTGGTCGGCAAAGTGCTTGAGGCTGAAGTGATGCTGCGTGAAATGGTGGCGCAGTTCGGTCAGCCTTAA
- a CDS encoding chorismate--pyruvate lyase family protein translates to MPHITSPLISPVWLEQGQLPALPDAQAMDWLFDQGSLTRRLTAVSENSFSVLPLFEGMQVFRPDECAALNLPQGAQGWVREVYLRGHGQPWVFARSVVVKSALEDGGLNMDALGTRSLGELLFCDQAFERGALQVCHYPRDWLPLADQADHLWARRSRFVRGALSVLVAEVFLPKLWAALSARSENN, encoded by the coding sequence GTGCCGCACATAACTTCCCCGCTGATCTCCCCTGTCTGGCTTGAACAAGGCCAACTTCCTGCGCTGCCTGACGCACAGGCCATGGACTGGCTGTTTGACCAAGGTTCCCTGACTAGGCGTCTCACTGCAGTTTCCGAAAATTCCTTCAGTGTGCTTCCGCTTTTCGAAGGCATGCAGGTATTCCGCCCAGACGAATGTGCAGCGTTGAACCTGCCTCAGGGGGCTCAGGGCTGGGTACGTGAAGTGTATTTGCGCGGCCACGGCCAGCCGTGGGTGTTTGCCCGCAGCGTGGTGGTCAAAAGTGCGCTGGAGGATGGCGGCCTGAACATGGACGCGCTGGGCACCCGCTCCCTGGGTGAGCTGCTGTTTTGCGATCAGGCGTTTGAGCGCGGCGCGCTGCAAGTGTGCCACTACCCGCGGGACTGGTTGCCGCTGGCCGATCAGGCCGATCACTTGTGGGCACGGCGTTCGCGCTTTGTACGCGGAGCACTGAGCGTGTTGGTGGCCGAAGTGTTTTTACCCAAACTGTGGGCCGCCCTGAGTGCCCGGTCGGAGAACAATTGA